A genomic segment from Nitrospira sp. encodes:
- a CDS encoding methyltransferase domain-containing protein encodes MMTTTVVPEIDSLKTRLNTIWTAGDYDRFSRYMEGGAREFYERLQIAPGSRLLDVGCGSGQLALMAAKDGLKVMGVDIAANWVERAQARARAEGMAARFEVADAEALPFEAASFDVVVSLIGAMFAPRPDVVAKELLRVCVPGGTLAMANWTAEGFVGQMFKNVAKFIGPSGMPSPVLWGNEATVQERLGHGLSRLSLTRQQYLFSYPFPPSEVVEFFRLYYGPTNRAFASLDAEGQTHLRRDLEALWTAHNQAGPDCTAVYGEYLEVIGIRA; translated from the coding sequence ATGATGACCACGACAGTCGTGCCGGAAATAGACAGCCTGAAGACCCGTCTCAATACCATTTGGACGGCAGGGGATTACGATCGATTCTCGCGCTACATGGAAGGTGGCGCACGGGAGTTTTATGAGCGACTCCAGATTGCGCCGGGCAGCCGACTGTTGGATGTGGGATGCGGATCCGGCCAACTTGCGTTGATGGCAGCCAAGGATGGGCTGAAGGTGATGGGCGTGGACATCGCCGCCAATTGGGTGGAGCGGGCACAGGCCAGGGCTCGAGCGGAAGGGATGGCCGCCCGGTTCGAAGTTGCCGATGCAGAAGCGCTTCCGTTTGAAGCGGCCAGTTTCGACGTCGTGGTAAGCCTGATCGGCGCCATGTTTGCCCCGCGGCCTGATGTGGTGGCGAAGGAACTGTTGCGGGTGTGTGTGCCAGGAGGAACTCTCGCCATGGCCAACTGGACGGCGGAGGGGTTCGTCGGGCAGATGTTCAAGAACGTCGCGAAATTCATCGGGCCGTCCGGGATGCCGTCGCCGGTTCTATGGGGCAACGAAGCCACGGTTCAAGAGCGTCTTGGTCACGGGTTGTCCAGGCTCAGCCTGACCAGACAGCAGTATCTCTTCAGCTATCCGTTTCCTCCCTCCGAAGTGGTGGAGTTCTTCCGCCTCTACTACGGGCCGACCAATCGGGCCTTTGCCTCCCTCGACGCCGAGGGGCAGACACACTTGCGCCGGGATTTGGAAGCGCTCTGGACTGCGCACAATCAAGCAGGGCCGGATTGCACGGCGGTGTACGGAGAATATCTGGAAGTCATCGGCATTCGGGCGTGA